The Cryptomeria japonica chromosome 9, Sugi_1.0, whole genome shotgun sequence DNA segment ATCCAGGGAGGGAGTTGAACCTGAGACccatggggagcaaacccacgacCCAAGCCAACTGAGCTATCCGTGCGCCCTATAATAGTTGCtattaatatttaatatgtttAATGTGAAGTTATTACTATTGGGATTactatttattatttatctaatattaaggattatttatttatttataagttgctgctttaatatttatttgggttctaagtttaattaaatatctaaatatttatattttattgagccttggttatttaattaattgattgtttATATGATTTTAATCCCTTTATCCTATTCGGTTATTTAATTatctatttatcctacctaccctattttgtTATTGGTTTGATATTttggggtaagttaattaaatattttttattaatatttgttttgatgtttggagagggttggtaagaaatatattttaatctaTATTTTTTATTGGTTGATGTTTTCCatagtttttgaatgatttttaatatattatattttatgtatttgTTGTGAGGGTTGGCCTAGGAAAGCTTTCTAGAGAATTATTGTTGATTTATGCGAATCTAGATTGTGAATTTCTTGTCTTGGCTTGGATTTAATTTGGTTGGATTATTGTGCATCATGAATTTAGTTGTCTTTCCATAACTTCAATAACTATGTTCGAGGATCTGCCcttttgtatttgatttttgaaaaaGTTTGTCTGTGCAGTGTTTGTGAAAGATTGTTATGGGCTAGTAAAATTGAAATTACATTTAGATTAATTTTATAGTTcaatgagtgtgtgtgtgtgtctgcgcACGCGCACGCACACGTGTGTGTTTTTTGGGGGTTGtggatttaatatttatatttctaTGAATGCTTCAGCGTTTTCCTATGTCTGTCTTGTCGTGTCTAGCATCTCGATTCAGAAATGTCTGATACTGGATTGAGTGATTGTTTATTCCATTAGTCCCAAGATTCTATTACacccttaattaattaattttgaatcaTCTAGAGTCTTAGTTATTTCTTGGTCTCAGTCGTCAATCTTTATTTccatttttttaagttttaaagtCAATTATGGTAGTCCTTGAGACAAATACGATAAATCTATGTTTGCACTATTTCTTTTGGTATATGCGCTGAGAAGTTGGGTATATGCACTGCAAGACTCATTGGATGCACTAGTATAGGAGTTAGAAGTGCTATTCTGAGACATGAAAGAATTGCTTTTGTGGTTATATGCACTAACCTATTAGGCAAAGGCTTTGTTTTATTAATCATATGCGCTAAAAATCCTAATAAGGGTGTTGTAGTGATCAATAGATGTGCTACTCTCCTGATAAAAAGTGTCAGACttatttgtcttttgtcttttgatTATTTTGAGATTTCTGAGTTGATTTTCCAATTCTGTGTTTTTTAAGAGGCTGTTGTTTGTTCCTTTCAGAGTTCTTGAGTTGTCCATGACTATTTTATTAACTAAATTAGATTACTTGTGATTATTTACTCGGGCTCCTATTGGTTATAATCTTAAACAATGGACTTGATTCCATACTATTTATGAGGCCGCTATGGTTGCATTTGATATTATTTACCTGATTGAGAACCTTGGGTAACCAGGTCGTGTGTTGTGGAAAGCCCTTGGTcatgttatgttatgttatgttatgttcaTTTGTGTTGTctccctaaggtctaggtgcatgttaGGGAGGGtaggcttccaagtgagtgactagaGTTGCGAGGAGTAGACAGCTAGGCTACCTAGGTTCTAGATCGACAGAATAGCTCATTGGGAGTTTATCTTataatcaagtgataatttaataaattaattctataagggttgggtagtagtaattcatcttaataagataagggATGGACATGGTGGCCCCACTACCTTGCCCAGGGGTGGCAATTTTGGATAGGATTGGAAAGGCCTTGGTAAcctaggtaagctaatctccctcacTCTTTCAAGGTTAAGATGGCTCTACATGAGCATCTTGGATGCCAAGACACATACCCAGGTTCCCATTATGATTGCATGTAATGACCCTCTTTCCTTACATGAAGGTCCTAGAACCTTGAGTCTTATTTGACATGTTGCCTCTGAAGATATCCTGTCAATGTTTTATGCTTGAGATTGAGCTAGCCTTGTGTTGTGATTGTATTATTGTTATGTGGTTTTGGTTGTATTCTttagttgttaggtgtcatcctagataTAGAGAGTGCATGGGATATTGTgccatctcctagcacagggggggTGGGGGTGGCGgtgggtggttccttatggttccacattgtcgggtggtttgatgtcttcttccattgggatttttttTGTTGGATTCTCTTGTGCATGAATGTGGATTCCTATTACTTTAGTTTATGGATGGATACATGTAGCAAATTGATGTATATGATTCATGTATGGCATATGAATGTGtagaattcatgatgtaattgtatttgtagttgagagctatgctccttgatATAAAAAGGTGGATGTATTTGGTAGATGATGTATTAGGCCATGATCATAATGCTTGTAAGAGAACttattgttgtatcttggatattgattTATTGATAAAAATAAGGAAGTTAGATTTATTGATGTGCTCTTAGTGATATGTGTGTCTATTGTAGTTGAAATGGATTATTGATATGGTAAATAATATTGTAAACAATATTGTTAGACATTGAATAAGTAATTGGGGTTAGGATTATTTGGATTGGTGCTCTTTAAATGAATCTTAGGGGTTAATGGTATTTGCATTATTAATGGAATCATGATAGATAGACTAGTGCAGTATCACATGtatgcatgaaaagagataatGATAGTAATTATGATGTTATGCTTATGATGATATGCTCTTGATGGGGTTATCTTCTATAGATAGATTAGGTAATggcattaagataccctagggaaagatagTTGTAGATCTATGTATTTATTTCCACTTGCATATAGTGTTTTTGTGATTTTGTTCGTGATGAATATGTGTATATCATGCATATGGATGTGGAATGCATATGAGAatttagttgaatatgttgcattAAGTGATGTTTTACAAACAAAAAGTTATCTCTATATGCATGCTAGTTGGTTAATTTCTCTAAGGTAGTTTATGCTCACTAAATTCAACTTTATCTCCTACACAAGGATATAGATATAACAATTTTCTTTCTTCTTAATTCAACCTATTATCTTCTACACAAGGATGCATGATTGATGAATTTATTAAAATCGATATTATAATCTTCATGAAATTGGATCGCTTCATCTTTCaagaaaaaatgtcaaaataaGTATTGCTTTAGTAGTGTCCTTCATTAAAGTCTCCTTggatttataataatatttttgacACCCATTTTTATTTACAACTTTCATTCTTAAAAATATTAGATATATATGATGTTATAAATGAATCTCATGAAATTCATTTGTTTTCTAGTTTCTCCTCTACACAAAGCAAACTTTGGTGTTGGAGACTTCTACCAttggtttaatattattttaatattcatgGATCCATTCAATAAGTCCAAACAATTGACACTATTTGTTTTTTAAATGTTTTCATTAAATTATATATAGATGTGGAAAAAATAATTACACacttaaattataattataaaacaaTTATACAATTACCTTTCAAACCTAAACTACTAGATTTATCTTTATTTTCACATTAGTGGTGATCCAATAAATTCACATTCAATGTACCCTCACATACAAGACACttcatataaattattttaaaacaacAATATTCTCGATCTAAACTCGACGCAATCTCCACGGAGATAAAAGTCTCATATAGATAGTGATGTTCACTATACTCCTCATATATCTGTCTAACAAATGTAATGTTATCATCCTATTAGTTCTTGCTTCTTATCAGCCCTCCATAAAGTTTCTCTACAAGGTAATAATAACGTAATAGCATATATTGTACGTCATCTTTGAAACAAGAGAAAGCTTCAGAATGTTAGTTTCCATTCCTCCATATTTGTTCTGATAACGTACATAACATATAATCTATAGGAGGAGAATTGCTATATAAACATACTCTTCATTCCATTGATTTTGTAAATAACcataatctaaataaataaataaataaatattaaataaacaatcATTCTTTCTCTTATAACCTATTTGCAAGGCAGAAGAAGTATCTGCTAGAGTAATATTCCTTCATAATCGCCTTCTCTCTGTTCCTGGACTATCCTATAGCTTTCATAATTGTTTGTACAGTTGAAAAGATCATTCCAATCCATAGATGCTATGTAGGCTCCCAAGTTCATTTTGTTGTTAATCTCTGCATTGAAAGTCTCTATCCAGTCTGATTGGTAGTTTCTATGAGGAGATCCATGACTAATTATAGATGATTTTGCAGAAAACACTAGTGAATCATCATTATAAGGTAACTCTCCTGCATCCAATACAGTTGGGCTTTCTGAATTTTCATGATTCTCTCTAAATCTTCCATATTCCAGTGGAAGGGCTGCTTCAATCTCATCTAAATCCAGGGCCATTGTTTCTAAAGAAGAATCAATGTTATTATTACTATTGCTGTTGGGTAGCTGCATTTGAGAAGTGTTCATCGTTATGTCGTTTCTATGATCAATAAGAGATGATTCAAGGCTCTCTATCAGCTTCTTCAAGGAACAATCATGTTCAGATATGAGCATATTCTGATCAAATCCTTGTTGGTGATTTAGATGAAATGTATCTTGTAATGTGCTTGGGCTTGTGTCAGCCATGGTGGCTACCTGAGTACAGGTGTTTTGTTCAAACAGCTGGGGGAATACTCCATGAAAGGACGCTTGTGTCCCATATATATTTGTACTTGTGTTGGCCTGTGAGGACACATACCCTTTTAGGTCATTCACTTCAGTTTTTTCTGCTGGGTCTGAGCCTGCTACTTCATTACGACGATTGTGTTGATACTTGCGTTTACCAAACAGTTTCCTCCTCAATCTTGTGTTCCAGTAGTTCTTTATATCGTTATCTGTTCTTCCTGGCAAGTTGGCTGCAATGATAGACCACCTGAATGAAATTTATGTGTTAGATCTCATAAAAA contains these protein-coding regions:
- the LOC131062745 gene encoding transcription repressor MYB6; protein product: MGRAPCCDKTTVKKGPWCPEEDSILKTYIEKNGTGGNWIALPQKAGLKRCGKSCRLRWLNYLRPNIRHGGFSEEEDNIIVNLYSSIGSRWSIIAANLPGRTDNDIKNYWNTRLRRKLFGKRKYQHNRRNEVAGSDPAEKTEVNDLKGYVSSQANTSTNIYGTQASFHGVFPQLFEQNTCTQVATMADTSPSTLQDTFHLNHQQGFDQNMLISEHDCSLKKLIESLESSLIDHRNDITMNTSQMQLPNSNSNNNIDSSLETMALDLDEIEAALPLEYGRFRENHENSESPTVLDAGELPYNDDSLVFSAKSSIISHGSPHRNYQSDWIETFNAEINNKMNLGAYIASMDWNDLFNCTNNYESYRIVQEQREGDYEGILL